In the Acropora muricata isolate sample 2 chromosome 10, ASM3666990v1, whole genome shotgun sequence genome, one interval contains:
- the LOC136888521 gene encoding calcium homeostasis modulator protein 5-like isoform X2: MIALPKCPCSNFFMYSMLMMGGPALFLLSLGFMLSEGFWKSLLEISTLQDWKQRCNHRMKSLSRLFQPLLAPTAYITLVLFRGEFFTCSRAGGSDTVCKRRVSDEYLLPQDFTEHNILTMHTQSQMLGFGVLVAATLFTVGLACIRRSCFEDDGLPNVNDLKELEKKIAEELFLEKLQEVIIEDVKKKIAHVFQFKAPSDVKEALHKAREVLARKSHHDKRMARYIPLGHEDDENELRLMDSTHL, encoded by the exons ATGATTGCGTTACCAAA GTGCCCTTGTTCAAACTTTTTCATGTACAGCATGCTAATGATGGGCGGCCCCGCCCTGTTTCTCTTGTCTCTGGGATTTATGTTGAGTGAAGGCTTCTGGAAGTCATTATTGGAAATTAGCACTTTGCAGGATTGGAAACAACGGTGTAACCATCGAATGAAGTCTCTTTCAAGACTTTTCCAACCGCTGCTCGCACCTACAGCTTATATTACTTTAGTCTTGTTCAGAGGAGAGTTTTTCACTTGCTCGAGAGCAGGTGGCTCAGACACCGTTTGCAAAAGGCGTGTCAGCGATGAATATTTATTGCCTCAA GATTTTACCGAACACAACATTCTCACGATGCACACTCAGTCCCAGATGCTTGGCTTTGGCGTCTTAGTCGCAGCTACTCTGTTTACGGTCGGCCTCGCTTGCATTCGAAGGAGCTGCTTCGAGGATGACGGACTTCCCAATGTCAACGACTTAAAAGAGCTTGAAAAAAAGATAGCTGAAGAATTGTTTCTAGAGAAATTGCAAGAAGTGATCATAGAAGACGTAAAGAAAAAGATCGCTCACGTGTTTCAATTCAAGGCACCCAGTGATGTCAAAGAAGCCCTTCACAAAGCCAGAGAGGTTTTAGCAAGAAAAAGTCATCATGACAAACGAATGGCAAGATACATCCCACTGGGACATGAAGATGATGAGAACGAGCTGCGTCTTATGGACTCCACCCACTTGTAA
- the LOC136888521 gene encoding calcium homeostasis modulator protein 5-like isoform X1: MKNVLDAIEQHWKQSKGTIQNIIILLAIYGFEEFIRRQLFRCPCSNFFMYSMLMMGGPALFLLSLGFMLSEGFWKSLLEISTLQDWKQRCNHRMKSLSRLFQPLLAPTAYITLVLFRGEFFTCSRAGGSDTVCKRRVSDEYLLPQDFTEHNILTMHTQSQMLGFGVLVAATLFTVGLACIRRSCFEDDGLPNVNDLKELEKKIAEELFLEKLQEVIIEDVKKKIAHVFQFKAPSDVKEALHKAREVLARKSHHDKRMARYIPLGHEDDENELRLMDSTHL, from the exons ATGAAAAACGTTCTCGACGCAATTGAACAACACTGGAAACAATCAAAGGGAACaattcaaaatataattatcCTGTTGGCAATTTATGGGTTTGAGGAGTTTATAAGAAGGCAGTTGTTCAG GTGCCCTTGTTCAAACTTTTTCATGTACAGCATGCTAATGATGGGCGGCCCCGCCCTGTTTCTCTTGTCTCTGGGATTTATGTTGAGTGAAGGCTTCTGGAAGTCATTATTGGAAATTAGCACTTTGCAGGATTGGAAACAACGGTGTAACCATCGAATGAAGTCTCTTTCAAGACTTTTCCAACCGCTGCTCGCACCTACAGCTTATATTACTTTAGTCTTGTTCAGAGGAGAGTTTTTCACTTGCTCGAGAGCAGGTGGCTCAGACACCGTTTGCAAAAGGCGTGTCAGCGATGAATATTTATTGCCTCAA GATTTTACCGAACACAACATTCTCACGATGCACACTCAGTCCCAGATGCTTGGCTTTGGCGTCTTAGTCGCAGCTACTCTGTTTACGGTCGGCCTCGCTTGCATTCGAAGGAGCTGCTTCGAGGATGACGGACTTCCCAATGTCAACGACTTAAAAGAGCTTGAAAAAAAGATAGCTGAAGAATTGTTTCTAGAGAAATTGCAAGAAGTGATCATAGAAGACGTAAAGAAAAAGATCGCTCACGTGTTTCAATTCAAGGCACCCAGTGATGTCAAAGAAGCCCTTCACAAAGCCAGAGAGGTTTTAGCAAGAAAAAGTCATCATGACAAACGAATGGCAAGATACATCCCACTGGGACATGAAGATGATGAGAACGAGCTGCGTCTTATGGACTCCACCCACTTGTAA
- the LOC136888521 gene encoding calcium homeostasis modulator protein 5-like isoform X3 has product MYSMLMMGGPALFLLSLGFMLSEGFWKSLLEISTLQDWKQRCNHRMKSLSRLFQPLLAPTAYITLVLFRGEFFTCSRAGGSDTVCKRRVSDEYLLPQDFTEHNILTMHTQSQMLGFGVLVAATLFTVGLACIRRSCFEDDGLPNVNDLKELEKKIAEELFLEKLQEVIIEDVKKKIAHVFQFKAPSDVKEALHKAREVLARKSHHDKRMARYIPLGHEDDENELRLMDSTHL; this is encoded by the exons ATGTACAGCATGCTAATGATGGGCGGCCCCGCCCTGTTTCTCTTGTCTCTGGGATTTATGTTGAGTGAAGGCTTCTGGAAGTCATTATTGGAAATTAGCACTTTGCAGGATTGGAAACAACGGTGTAACCATCGAATGAAGTCTCTTTCAAGACTTTTCCAACCGCTGCTCGCACCTACAGCTTATATTACTTTAGTCTTGTTCAGAGGAGAGTTTTTCACTTGCTCGAGAGCAGGTGGCTCAGACACCGTTTGCAAAAGGCGTGTCAGCGATGAATATTTATTGCCTCAA GATTTTACCGAACACAACATTCTCACGATGCACACTCAGTCCCAGATGCTTGGCTTTGGCGTCTTAGTCGCAGCTACTCTGTTTACGGTCGGCCTCGCTTGCATTCGAAGGAGCTGCTTCGAGGATGACGGACTTCCCAATGTCAACGACTTAAAAGAGCTTGAAAAAAAGATAGCTGAAGAATTGTTTCTAGAGAAATTGCAAGAAGTGATCATAGAAGACGTAAAGAAAAAGATCGCTCACGTGTTTCAATTCAAGGCACCCAGTGATGTCAAAGAAGCCCTTCACAAAGCCAGAGAGGTTTTAGCAAGAAAAAGTCATCATGACAAACGAATGGCAAGATACATCCCACTGGGACATGAAGATGATGAGAACGAGCTGCGTCTTATGGACTCCACCCACTTGTAA